In Deltaproteobacteria bacterium HGW-Deltaproteobacteria-6, one genomic interval encodes:
- a CDS encoding glyceraldehyde-3-phosphate dehydrogenase, producing the protein MVKSSTQDSRLPVLGINSLGRIGKLTLWHHVGRKYFKEIVVNQGRDIGMGMETIARLIEADATYGLLHRFLYGYKAQPCIQITDEKNGKMIIDGIPVTILREQRNPLNIPWRQYGADIVVDCSGNFKDPTVPVDDKKGSIRGHLNGGAKVVVHSAPFKIKNKAASTPDDTTTLIYGINHTAFDRKKHILVSAASCTTTGLAHMVKPLLDNEETSTILTASMSTIHAVTNTQSVLDKLPKAGEKDIRKTRSILNNIILTSTGAAKALIEVIPEVKNIGFMGDSIRVPTNTLSLIILNATFQARDSKTGAAANIDTKKLNDIYQKTAQNNPLVRFTMQQNVSTDLIGEDAAVIIEGQFNHTRTAFIPVDLSHIPNLPAGLVESIGEKMLKVPVVHAKIFGWYDNEYGSYTNRLGDLTVYIHKNIQ; encoded by the coding sequence ATGGTAAAAAGTAGCACACAGGACAGCAGGCTGCCGGTACTCGGCATTAACAGTCTGGGACGAATCGGCAAACTGACTCTGTGGCATCACGTCGGCAGAAAGTATTTTAAAGAAATCGTCGTTAATCAGGGCCGCGACATCGGCATGGGTATGGAAACCATTGCCCGCCTGATTGAAGCGGATGCCACCTACGGGTTGCTCCATCGTTTTCTCTACGGCTACAAGGCGCAGCCTTGTATACAGATTACGGATGAGAAAAACGGCAAGATGATCATTGACGGTATACCGGTAACGATTCTCCGCGAGCAGCGAAACCCCCTCAATATTCCCTGGCGTCAATATGGCGCGGATATTGTTGTGGATTGCAGCGGCAATTTCAAAGATCCGACCGTTCCCGTTGATGATAAAAAAGGCTCGATCCGCGGTCACTTAAACGGCGGCGCCAAAGTGGTTGTCCATTCCGCACCGTTCAAGATCAAAAACAAGGCCGCATCGACGCCGGACGACACCACCACACTGATTTACGGCATTAACCACACGGCCTTCGACCGCAAAAAGCACATTCTGGTCTCCGCTGCGTCCTGCACGACGACCGGACTTGCCCATATGGTCAAACCGCTTCTGGATAATGAGGAAACCAGCACCATTCTGACGGCGTCCATGTCCACGATCCATGCCGTCACCAATACCCAGAGCGTTCTGGACAAACTGCCCAAAGCGGGTGAAAAGGATATCCGCAAGACGCGCAGCATCCTGAACAATATTATTCTTACCTCGACCGGCGCCGCAAAGGCTCTGATCGAAGTTATTCCGGAAGTCAAGAACATCGGTTTCATGGGCGATTCCATCCGGGTGCCGACCAACACCCTTTCGCTCATCATCCTGAACGCGACGTTCCAGGCGCGCGACAGCAAAACGGGGGCCGCGGCCAATATCGATACGAAGAAGCTCAATGATATTTATCAGAAAACCGCCCAGAACAACCCGCTGGTCCGGTTCACGATGCAGCAGAATGTTTCGACCGATCTGATCGGCGAAGACGCGGCGGTGATCATTGAAGGCCAGTTCAATCACACCCGCACGGCTTTCATTCCCGTTGATCTGTCTCACATTCCGAATCTGCCGGCGGGGCTCGTGGAAAGCATTGGTGAGAAAATGCTGAAAGTTCCGGTAGTCCATGCCAAAATTTTCGGCTGGTATGACAACGAATACGGCAGCTATACTAACCGGCTGGGTGATTTGACCGTTTATATCCACAAGAATATCCAGTAA
- a CDS encoding DNA-binding response regulator, whose product MKKIRVLVTDDHSIVREGLKQFLNSQPDMEVIGEAGDGAEALEKIKGLHPDVVLLDITMPNITGLEVANLVRDTVPKTRIVIFSMHGKESCVRELLSSGVLGYVLKASPSSDILKAIRMAHRGEYFLSSKLKAEVIQKYVKGQGSAPSISGYDLLTEREQQVFRLVAQGHSTGKIADLLFISPKTVEKHRTSLMKKLDIHDRFELLKYAIKVGVVDPELWSD is encoded by the coding sequence ATGAAAAAGATTCGCGTGTTGGTAACCGACGACCACAGCATTGTGCGGGAAGGCCTGAAACAGTTTCTGAACAGCCAGCCGGATATGGAAGTGATCGGCGAGGCCGGGGACGGCGCGGAAGCGTTGGAAAAGATCAAAGGGCTTCATCCCGATGTTGTGCTCCTCGATATCACGATGCCGAATATCACGGGATTGGAAGTTGCCAATCTTGTTCGCGACACGGTGCCGAAGACGCGGATTGTCATATTTTCCATGCATGGGAAAGAAAGCTGTGTCAGAGAGCTTTTGTCCTCCGGTGTGCTGGGCTACGTCCTCAAGGCGTCTCCCAGTTCGGATATTCTCAAGGCGATCCGGATGGCCCACCGGGGGGAGTATTTCCTCAGTTCCAAGCTGAAAGCGGAAGTCATCCAGAAATATGTCAAAGGCCAAGGGAGCGCTCCGTCCATCAGCGGTTATGATCTGCTGACGGAGCGGGAACAGCAGGTTTTTCGTCTGGTTGCTCAGGGGCACTCCACGGGTAAGATCGCTGATCTTCTCTTTATCAGTCCAAAAACAGTTGAAAAACACCGCACCAGCCTTATGAAAAAACTCGATATCCACGACCGGTTTGAGCTTCTGAAATATGCCATCAAGGTCGGGGTCGTGGACCCGGAGCTTTGGAGCGACTAG
- a CDS encoding acetyl-CoA synthase subunit gamma has product MDQAFVTGSIATPAGAIPKVGSVLTSRDRWGTIKARWGVGRMDYAIDPGLYALGQPDSKSPVLVTANYKMSFDYLRQAIPDRNAWILVLDTKGINVWCAAGKGTFGTEELVRRIELSGLAKVVGHRIIILPQLGAPGVAAHQVKQLSGFKVNYGPVRAVDLPAYLDGGMQKTNRMREITFPLKERAVLIPIELLSAFRPFLMLSLGLLALAGLLGPDNFLMNLVHIGLFAVAALFLAVMGGAVINPLLLPWLPGRAFSVKGLFIGLVIASGLIFLSGADLQSPAGGLAALSWLLIIPAVAAYLAMNFTGCSTYTSLSGVKKEMRFALPLEITAGVLGLAVWITSLVIA; this is encoded by the coding sequence ATGGATCAGGCCTTTGTAACCGGATCGATTGCCACACCCGCCGGCGCTATCCCGAAGGTAGGATCCGTATTAACAAGCCGGGATCGCTGGGGGACGATCAAAGCCCGCTGGGGCGTGGGCAGAATGGACTATGCGATTGATCCCGGGCTTTACGCGTTGGGCCAACCTGATTCGAAATCGCCCGTTCTGGTTACCGCCAATTACAAAATGAGCTTTGATTATCTGAGGCAGGCCATCCCCGACCGAAACGCCTGGATTCTGGTTCTGGACACCAAAGGCATCAACGTCTGGTGTGCGGCGGGCAAAGGCACGTTCGGCACGGAGGAACTCGTCCGGAGAATAGAATTAAGCGGCCTTGCCAAAGTTGTCGGACACCGAATAATCATCCTTCCGCAACTTGGCGCTCCGGGAGTTGCGGCGCATCAGGTCAAACAGCTATCCGGCTTCAAAGTTAATTACGGACCGGTGCGCGCCGTCGATTTGCCCGCTTATCTGGACGGCGGGATGCAAAAGACAAACCGGATGAGAGAAATAACCTTTCCCCTGAAAGAACGCGCTGTCCTGATTCCCATTGAGCTTCTGTCAGCGTTCAGGCCCTTTTTGATGCTGTCGCTTGGTCTATTAGCCCTGGCAGGGCTCTTGGGGCCAGACAACTTTCTGATGAACCTCGTCCACATCGGATTGTTTGCCGTGGCGGCGCTCTTCCTGGCTGTTATGGGCGGAGCGGTAATCAACCCCCTGCTTTTGCCCTGGCTGCCGGGACGCGCCTTCTCCGTTAAGGGATTGTTCATCGGATTGGTCATCGCCTCCGGGCTGATTTTTCTGTCCGGCGCCGATTTACAGTCGCCGGCGGGCGGGCTCGCCGCCTTGTCGTGGCTGCTGATTATCCCCGCCGTCGCCGCTTATCTGGCCATGAATTTTACAGGCTGCTCGACTTACACATCGCTGTCCGGTGTTAAAAAAGAAATGCGGTTTGCTTTACCGCTGGAAATCACGGCGGGAGTTCTCGGGCTGGCCGTGTGGATCACATCGCTGGTCATCGCATAG
- a CDS encoding glutaconate CoA-transferase produces the protein MSKAYTLEELLIITVAKEIRDYENVVLGVGLPTTAGALAKAIYAPHATLIMESGIFDFEPLLPLNHIADANALRGFAYATDLFSAFTMTYRGFVDVCFLGVAQIDKFGNLNTTVIGDYDKPTMRLPGSGGAADFLSYAKRTVLTMLGGEFVNKLDYVTSPGYLEGGDSREKTGRYPKGSGPSMLLTTKGVFRFDPVSKELYLAQIHPRVRIEDVKKDVPWDLKISPNVSETDHPTEEEIDFVRRFAPAQAAGRKLMTELVVTNIMKKMAQKAKA, from the coding sequence ATGAGTAAGGCATATACATTGGAAGAGCTGCTGATTATTACCGTCGCAAAGGAAATTCGTGATTATGAAAACGTGGTTTTGGGCGTCGGGCTTCCGACCACGGCCGGTGCTCTGGCCAAAGCCATTTATGCCCCCCATGCTACGCTGATCATGGAATCAGGCATCTTTGATTTTGAACCGCTGTTGCCCCTTAATCATATTGCCGACGCCAACGCCCTGCGCGGGTTTGCTTATGCCACGGATCTCTTTTCCGCCTTCACGATGACCTACCGCGGATTTGTGGATGTCTGTTTCCTCGGTGTGGCCCAGATCGACAAGTTCGGCAATCTCAATACCACGGTGATCGGCGATTATGACAAGCCGACCATGCGCCTGCCCGGCTCGGGCGGGGCGGCGGATTTTCTTTCCTACGCGAAAAGAACGGTCCTGACCATGTTGGGCGGCGAGTTCGTCAACAAGCTCGATTACGTCACCTCTCCCGGTTATCTGGAAGGCGGCGACAGCCGGGAAAAAACCGGACGCTACCCCAAGGGCAGCGGTCCGTCCATGCTCCTGACCACCAAGGGGGTTTTCCGGTTCGATCCCGTGAGCAAGGAGTTGTATCTTGCCCAGATTCATCCGCGCGTTCGCATTGAAGATGTGAAGAAAGATGTCCCCTGGGACCTGAAAATATCGCCCAATGTTTCAGAGACGGATCATCCGACGGAAGAGGAGATTGATTTTGTCAGGCGATTCGCCCCGGCCCAGGCGGCCGGACGAAAGCTGATGACCGAACTGGTCGTAACCAACATCATGAAGAAAATGGCGCAAAAGGCGAAGGCGTAA
- a CDS encoding histidine kinase: MKTTTRGTVFFLMVMALVFMLPAGNASAQEKKATLAQAKEFNKKLVAYAGEAGCEKSFAEINNVKSIWNTTYANAFSAAGDWKGTTLAHGRVPVMTGTNTMAVKDADGKTFIKECIEKCQKSGYAEVGYRWFNPKLKKAEARTLIATVVDCGSKFGKVDMITFYEGTQ, translated from the coding sequence ATGAAAACAACAACGAGGGGTACGGTGTTTTTTTTGATGGTCATGGCGCTGGTTTTCATGCTGCCCGCCGGCAATGCTTCAGCACAGGAGAAAAAGGCCACGCTGGCCCAGGCGAAGGAGTTCAACAAGAAACTGGTTGCTTACGCAGGCGAGGCCGGCTGTGAAAAATCTTTTGCGGAAATAAACAATGTTAAGAGTATCTGGAACACGACTTACGCCAACGCCTTCTCGGCGGCCGGAGACTGGAAAGGCACAACCCTGGCTCACGGCAGGGTGCCTGTCATGACCGGAACGAATACCATGGCTGTTAAAGACGCGGACGGCAAAACCTTCATCAAAGAGTGTATTGAGAAGTGCCAGAAGAGCGGATATGCGGAGGTCGGCTACCGGTGGTTCAATCCGAAACTGAAAAAAGCCGAAGCGCGCACCTTGATTGCCACGGTTGTGGACTGTGGTTCGAAATTCGGCAAGGTCGACATGATAACGTTTTATGAAGGAACCCAATAA
- a CDS encoding ferridoxin, with the protein MERMTYLKDVVTLEMNTQKCTGCGMCLTVCPHNVFKIIGKKAAIADRDACMECGACSRNCKTGAISVQSGVGCAAAVINGMLGLNGGECCCGPQTKEADPGRNYGCCP; encoded by the coding sequence ATGGAACGGATGACATACTTAAAAGACGTCGTAACCCTGGAAATGAATACGCAAAAATGCACCGGCTGCGGCATGTGCCTCACCGTCTGCCCGCATAATGTGTTTAAAATAATTGGGAAAAAAGCGGCAATTGCTGATCGCGACGCCTGCATGGAGTGCGGCGCCTGCAGCCGGAACTGCAAGACAGGGGCCATCAGTGTTCAATCCGGCGTCGGTTGCGCGGCAGCCGTCATCAACGGCATGCTGGGGCTAAACGGCGGCGAATGCTGCTGCGGACCTCAGACCAAGGAAGCGGACCCCGGAAGAAACTATGGTTGTTGCCCCTGA
- a CDS encoding citrate transporter — MDWSIIGIIISLIMIIVMALRGWHIIVIAPLAAIVVALFSSMDVLPTLTGPYMKGFISYAGKFYLLFLAGSIFGKFMEDSGAARAMAEGILKLIGRNNPMAAIMAAGFIGLVLTYGGVSLFVVVFALIPIARPMWRELNMPWHLFAISFALGIGSITMTMLPGSPQILNIMPTKYMASTPMAAPLIGIIASVIVFVFTYVYAKIQIKRYQARGEGYVAPAGIGVASGEGASATAENLPNVWLSIIPMVVVIVMLNIFKLDAVWALTGGTVVCLAFFWKKFANILDTLNKGALNTVIPIVNTCADVGYGMAVAATAGFKVVTAWLMTLPMHPIVSLSIATNVMAAITGSASGGLGIVLETLAKQYVGLGLPPELIHRVATMSAGCFDAMPHNGVIITFLAVAGLTHMNSYKHVFFTHILATLAALVVVIPIGIAIY; from the coding sequence ATGGATTGGAGTATTATCGGAATAATTATTTCATTGATCATGATCATTGTGATGGCTTTAAGGGGATGGCACATCATCGTGATTGCGCCGCTCGCGGCTATCGTCGTGGCTCTTTTTTCCAGCATGGACGTTTTGCCCACACTGACCGGGCCTTATATGAAGGGGTTCATCAGCTACGCCGGGAAATTTTATCTGCTCTTTCTGGCCGGTTCCATCTTCGGCAAATTTATGGAGGACAGCGGCGCCGCCAGAGCCATGGCCGAAGGTATCCTGAAACTCATCGGGCGCAACAATCCCATGGCGGCCATTATGGCGGCCGGTTTTATCGGCCTGGTTCTCACCTACGGCGGCGTGAGTCTCTTTGTCGTTGTCTTTGCGCTGATTCCCATCGCGAGGCCGATGTGGCGCGAATTGAATATGCCCTGGCATCTCTTTGCCATCTCTTTTGCCCTGGGAATCGGCTCCATCACGATGACCATGCTGCCCGGTTCGCCCCAGATTCTTAACATCATGCCCACAAAATACATGGCTTCGACCCCGATGGCTGCGCCTCTGATCGGCATCATCGCATCGGTCATCGTTTTTGTTTTCACCTACGTCTATGCGAAAATTCAAATCAAAAGATACCAGGCCCGTGGCGAGGGATATGTCGCGCCTGCGGGTATCGGCGTGGCGAGTGGTGAAGGCGCATCGGCGACGGCGGAGAATCTTCCCAATGTCTGGCTGAGCATCATTCCCATGGTGGTTGTTATTGTCATGCTGAATATATTCAAGCTGGATGCCGTCTGGGCTCTGACCGGCGGAACCGTTGTCTGTCTTGCTTTTTTCTGGAAGAAGTTCGCCAATATTCTGGATACGCTCAACAAAGGCGCCCTGAATACGGTGATCCCCATCGTCAATACCTGCGCTGATGTGGGTTACGGTATGGCTGTTGCCGCAACGGCCGGTTTCAAAGTGGTCACGGCGTGGCTGATGACGCTGCCGATGCATCCTATTGTGTCTTTGTCCATTGCCACCAATGTCATGGCCGCCATCACCGGTTCGGCATCCGGCGGTCTGGGCATTGTTCTGGAGACCCTGGCGAAACAGTACGTGGGTTTGGGACTTCCTCCCGAACTGATCCATCGGGTGGCGACCATGTCTGCGGGATGTTTTGACGCCATGCCGCATAACGGTGTGATTATCACCTTTCTCGCCGTAGCCGGACTGACGCACATGAATTCTTACAAGCATGTATTTTTTACGCACATTCTTGCAACGCTTGCGGCGCTGGTAGTCGTGATTCCCATCGGAATCGCCATTTACTAA
- a CDS encoding enoyl-CoA hydratase (Catalyzes the reversible hydration of unsaturated fatty acyl-CoA to beta-hydroxyacyl-CoA) yields MTVDVKIEDHILFIEINRPEKYNAMTQAMYHEIGRAYFRLDQDDEARVGLVHAAGPHFTSGLDLTDWGGTFDAGKGFPFIGDDEIDPFYVMSNRRCAKPIVMATQGYCYTWGFEMMLSTDIRVAAADTRFAMLEVKRGFFPAAGATLRLPKEIGWANAQRYMLTGDEMSAAEAYRLGLVQQVTEPGQQLTKALELARSVARAAPLGVRGALASCRKAALEGDEAAKAVMFQDVAQVMKSEDMREGLQSFIERRAAVFKGK; encoded by the coding sequence ATGACTGTCGACGTTAAAATTGAAGATCACATCCTGTTCATTGAAATTAACCGGCCGGAAAAATACAATGCCATGACGCAGGCCATGTATCACGAGATCGGCCGGGCTTACTTCCGCCTGGATCAGGATGACGAGGCGCGCGTGGGACTGGTCCATGCGGCCGGTCCGCACTTTACATCCGGCCTGGATCTGACCGACTGGGGCGGTACATTTGACGCAGGCAAAGGGTTTCCTTTCATTGGGGATGACGAAATTGATCCGTTTTACGTCATGAGCAACAGGCGCTGCGCGAAGCCGATTGTCATGGCAACCCAGGGGTATTGCTACACCTGGGGATTTGAGATGATGCTCAGCACGGATATCCGGGTGGCGGCCGCCGATACCCGTTTTGCCATGTTGGAGGTCAAACGCGGGTTTTTTCCGGCAGCCGGCGCAACGCTCCGACTGCCCAAAGAGATCGGCTGGGCCAACGCCCAGCGTTACATGCTGACGGGAGATGAAATGAGCGCGGCGGAAGCTTATCGTCTGGGCCTGGTGCAGCAAGTGACAGAGCCGGGCCAACAACTGACGAAAGCGCTGGAGCTTGCCCGCAGCGTGGCGCGCGCCGCACCCCTGGGAGTTCGGGGAGCGCTGGCGTCATGCCGTAAAGCCGCTCTGGAGGGGGATGAAGCGGCCAAGGCGGTCATGTTTCAGGATGTGGCCCAGGTCATGAAAAGTGAAGATATGAGGGAGGGTCTGCAATCGTTTATCGAACGGCGCGCCGCGGTATTTAAGGGGAAATAA